In a single window of the Sphingosinicella microcystinivorans genome:
- the trmD gene encoding tRNA (guanosine(37)-N1)-methyltransferase TrmD, with translation MTFAAAVLTLYPEMFPGPLGHSLAGRALAEGLWSLETVQIRDFAADRHRSVDDTPAGGGAGMVMRADVLSRAVDDVLARRPDVPLLAMTPRGAPLTQARVRALAAGPGVSILCGRFEGIDERLFEARPIEQVSIGDYVLSGGEMAALTLLDACIRLVPGVMGAASSGTEESFESGLLEYPQYTRPNEWEGRTIPEVLRSGDHARIGAWRQRQAETDTRLRRPDLWERRGGARVGEPSGARRENKDE, from the coding sequence GTGACCTTCGCCGCCGCCGTCCTCACGCTCTACCCGGAGATGTTCCCGGGTCCGCTCGGCCACAGTCTTGCCGGGCGTGCGCTCGCCGAGGGGCTGTGGTCGCTGGAAACCGTGCAGATCCGCGATTTCGCCGCGGACCGTCATCGTTCCGTCGATGATACGCCCGCGGGCGGCGGCGCGGGCATGGTGATGCGGGCGGACGTGTTGTCGCGCGCCGTAGACGACGTTCTGGCGCGCCGCCCGGACGTGCCGCTCCTCGCCATGACGCCGCGCGGCGCGCCGCTTACACAGGCGCGGGTGCGGGCGCTGGCGGCGGGGCCGGGCGTCTCGATCCTCTGCGGCCGGTTCGAGGGCATCGACGAGCGGCTGTTCGAGGCGCGGCCCATCGAACAGGTGTCGATCGGCGACTATGTGCTTTCGGGCGGGGAAATGGCGGCGCTGACGCTGCTTGACGCTTGCATTCGGCTCGTTCCCGGCGTAATGGGCGCCGCTTCGAGCGGAACCGAGGAAAGCTTCGAAAGCGGCCTCCTCGAATATCCGCAGTATACCCGGCCCAATGAATGGGAAGGGCGCACGATCCCCGAAGTGCTGCGATCGGGGGATCATGCGCGGATCGGGGCCTGGCGCCAGCGTCAGGCGGAGACCGATACACGGCTAAGGCGGCCGGACCTGTGGGAGCGCCGTGGTGGCGCTCGGGTCGGCGAGCCCTCTGGCGCGCGGCGTGAGAACAAGGACGAATGA
- a CDS encoding type II toxin-antitoxin system VapC family toxin, with product MTDGFLLDSNICIYMLKGESSWLRQRVVAQPEGSLFISSVSLAELSVGYGGRILEAPGIVAMLEAITVLPFDTHAAAVYGALPFKRARFDRLIAAHALALGLTLVTNNGADFADIPGLRVENWTLPL from the coding sequence ATGACTGACGGCTTCCTGCTCGACAGCAACATCTGCATCTACATGTTGAAGGGGGAGTCGTCATGGCTGCGCCAGCGTGTTGTCGCACAGCCGGAAGGCTCGCTGTTCATCTCCTCGGTCAGCCTTGCGGAGCTGTCGGTCGGATATGGAGGGCGGATTCTTGAGGCGCCCGGCATTGTCGCGATGCTCGAGGCGATAACGGTGCTTCCGTTCGATACGCATGCAGCCGCTGTTTATGGCGCCCTTCCGTTCAAGCGAGCACGGTTCGATCGGCTGATTGCGGCTCATGCGCTTGCGCTTGGTCTGACGCTTGTCACCAATAATGGCGCCGACTTCGCCGATATCCCCGGCCTTCGGGTCGAGAACTGGACGCTGCCGCTGTGA
- a CDS encoding AbrB/MazE/SpoVT family DNA-binding domain-containing protein has protein sequence MGKEYRAKVFKSGNSVALRLPKELGLKDGDVMVLREEQGHFAFEPAPAKPARIDVSGFWGKAPWLKPLRPEDREFEERELDWDGKLLKRDD, from the coding sequence ATGGGCAAGGAATACAGGGCCAAGGTCTTCAAGTCGGGCAACTCGGTGGCGCTGCGCCTGCCGAAGGAACTCGGCCTCAAGGACGGCGACGTGATGGTGCTGCGCGAAGAGCAGGGCCATTTCGCGTTCGAGCCCGCCCCGGCGAAGCCGGCGAGGATCGACGTCAGCGGCTTCTGGGGCAAGGCGCCATGGCTGAAACCGTTGCGCCCGGAGGATCGGGAGTTCGAGGAACGCGAGCTGGATTGGGACGGCAAGCTTCTGAAGCGCGATGACTGA
- the rimM gene encoding ribosome maturation factor RimM (Essential for efficient processing of 16S rRNA) produces the protein MSTRRVTLAVVIGAHGVTGEVRLKLFTDSFDSFRAFKIFEASGRTLTLKAAKDTPKGVIARFAEVPDRNAAEALRGSELTVDRDALPPPGEGEVYIADLIGLAVVTTDGAAVGTVFAVENYGAGDILEIEQPDGKRFMVPFNADAVPEASARIVLDPAFLP, from the coding sequence ATGTCCACCCGCCGGGTCACGCTTGCCGTCGTCATCGGCGCGCACGGCGTGACCGGCGAGGTGCGGCTGAAGCTGTTCACCGACAGCTTCGACAGCTTCCGCGCCTTCAAGATCTTCGAAGCAAGCGGCCGCACGCTGACGCTGAAGGCCGCGAAGGATACGCCGAAAGGCGTCATCGCCCGCTTCGCCGAGGTGCCCGACCGCAACGCCGCGGAGGCGCTGCGCGGCAGCGAACTCACCGTGGACCGGGACGCGCTGCCGCCGCCGGGCGAGGGCGAGGTCTACATCGCCGACCTGATCGGGCTTGCCGTCGTCACCACGGACGGCGCGGCCGTGGGCACGGTCTTCGCCGTGGAAAACTACGGCGCCGGCGACATCCTCGAAATCGAACAGCCGGACGGCAAACGCTTCATGGTGCCGTTCAACGCCGATGCCGTGCCCGAGGCGAGCGCCCGCATCGTCCTTGATCCGGCCTTCCTTCCATAG
- the rpsP gene encoding 30S ribosomal protein S16, with the protein MAISIRLARGGAKKRPVYRIVVADSRNPRDGKYLERLGTYNPLLPKESGERVKLDTERAAHWLKVGAQPSDRVARFLDAAGLMKRTPKNNPKKAEPGEKAKERAEERAAKLAEAEAAANAPAEEEAPAEDVVAEEVPAEAAAEEAAVEAAAPEAPAEAAAEAAPAADEAEKAE; encoded by the coding sequence ATGGCTATTTCCATCCGTCTCGCCCGCGGCGGCGCCAAGAAGCGCCCCGTCTACCGCATCGTCGTCGCCGACTCGCGCAATCCGCGCGACGGCAAGTATCTGGAGCGCCTCGGCACCTACAATCCGCTGCTGCCGAAGGAGTCGGGCGAGCGCGTGAAGCTCGACACCGAGCGTGCTGCGCACTGGCTGAAGGTCGGCGCGCAGCCGTCCGACCGCGTCGCCCGCTTCCTCGATGCCGCCGGCCTCATGAAGCGCACGCCGAAGAACAACCCGAAGAAGGCCGAGCCGGGCGAGAAGGCCAAGGAGCGCGCCGAGGAGCGTGCCGCGAAGCTCGCCGAGGCGGAAGCCGCCGCGAACGCGCCCGCCGAGGAAGAAGCGCCCGCCGAGGATGTGGTTGCCGAGGAAGTGCCGGCCGAGGCCGCCGCCGAGGAAGCCGCTGTCGAGGCCGCCGCTCCGGAAGCTCCGGCGGAAGCCGCCGCCGAAGCCGCGCCTGCGGCCGACGAAGCCGAAAAGGCCGAGTAA
- the ffh gene encoding signal recognition particle protein, producing MFESLSERLGGVFERLRGRGALTEADVRAAMREVRVALLEADVALPVAKSFIDKVTERAVGAEVIRSVTPGQQVVKIVHDELATMLGGDAEGLELGVTPPAVVMMVGLQGSGKTTTTAKIAKRLKEKDRKKVLMASLDVNRPAAQEQLRVLGEQTEVTTLPVIAGQQPVDIARRAMQAAKLQGFDVLMLDTAGRLHVDAALMAEMQSVAAVAVPQEILLVVDALTGQDAVNVAESFSKQVDLTGVVLTRMDGDARGGAALSMRHVTGRPIKFVGVGEKLDALDAFDPQRVAGRILGMGDVVSLVEKAAATIEQEDAERMAAKLAKGQFDMNDLRSQLQQMKKMGGMAGLISMLPGMGKLAAQAEKAGADDRLLGRMEAVILSMTPKERVKPEILNAKRKIRIANGAGTTVQEVNKLLKMHQEMSTAMKKIRKMGGMKGLAGLMGKMGGGLPGLGGLGGLGGGGVPQLPPGFDRFNKR from the coding sequence ATGTTCGAAAGTCTTTCAGAGCGTCTTGGCGGCGTCTTCGAGCGTCTGCGCGGCCGCGGCGCGCTGACCGAAGCGGACGTGCGCGCGGCGATGCGCGAGGTGCGCGTCGCGCTTCTGGAAGCCGATGTCGCGCTCCCTGTCGCCAAGAGCTTCATCGACAAGGTGACGGAGCGCGCGGTCGGCGCCGAGGTGATCCGTTCGGTCACGCCCGGCCAGCAGGTCGTGAAGATCGTCCACGACGAGCTTGCGACCATGCTCGGCGGCGACGCCGAGGGGCTCGAACTCGGCGTTACGCCGCCCGCCGTCGTCATGATGGTCGGCCTCCAGGGCTCGGGCAAGACGACGACGACCGCGAAGATCGCGAAGCGCCTGAAGGAGAAGGACCGCAAGAAGGTCCTGATGGCCTCGCTCGACGTCAACCGCCCGGCCGCGCAGGAACAGCTTCGCGTGCTCGGCGAGCAGACCGAGGTGACGACGCTTCCGGTCATCGCCGGGCAGCAGCCGGTCGACATCGCCCGCCGCGCCATGCAGGCCGCGAAGCTGCAGGGCTTCGACGTGCTGATGCTCGATACGGCGGGCCGCCTCCACGTCGATGCCGCGCTGATGGCGGAGATGCAGAGCGTCGCTGCCGTGGCGGTGCCGCAGGAAATCCTGCTCGTCGTCGATGCGCTGACGGGTCAGGACGCGGTGAACGTCGCCGAGAGCTTCTCGAAACAGGTCGACCTCACCGGCGTCGTGCTCACCCGCATGGACGGCGACGCGCGTGGCGGTGCGGCGCTTTCGATGCGGCACGTCACGGGGAGACCGATCAAGTTCGTCGGCGTCGGCGAAAAGCTCGATGCGCTCGATGCGTTCGATCCGCAGCGCGTCGCGGGCCGCATCCTCGGCATGGGCGACGTCGTCAGCCTCGTCGAGAAGGCGGCGGCGACGATCGAGCAGGAAGACGCCGAGCGCATGGCGGCGAAGCTCGCCAAGGGTCAGTTCGACATGAACGACCTGCGCTCGCAGCTTCAGCAGATGAAGAAGATGGGCGGCATGGCGGGGCTGATCTCCATGCTGCCCGGCATGGGCAAGCTCGCCGCGCAGGCCGAGAAGGCGGGCGCCGACGACAGGCTGCTCGGCCGCATGGAGGCGGTGATCCTCTCCATGACGCCGAAGGAGCGCGTGAAGCCCGAGATTTTGAACGCGAAGCGCAAGATCCGCATCGCGAACGGCGCGGGGACGACGGTGCAGGAGGTGAACAAGCTCCTGAAGATGCACCAGGAAATGTCCACGGCCATGAAGAAGATCCGGAAGATGGGCGGCATGAAGGGGCTCGCCGGTCTCATGGGGAAAATGGGCGGGGGTCTCCCCGGCCTTGGTGGTCTCGGAGGACTGGGGGGAGGCGGCGTCCCGCAGCTTCCGCCCGGCTTCGACAGGTTCAACAAACGCTAG